Genomic segment of Pirellulales bacterium:
GCGCCGGAAGAAATCACGCTCGGCGAAGTGATGGCGGTGATCGATGGTCAACAAGAATTGCCGAACCCTAATTCGTCACGGTCAACGTCGCGGCGTGCGTTGTTGCGCGCATGGCGCGACGTGGTATTGGCCGAGCAGCACATGCTCAACGAGTTGACCTTTGCCGACTTGGTGCGTCGTGCCACCGGCGAAGTCGAATCGATGTATCATATCTGATACACGGCCTGTTATCGGTTGGCGAATCGCCGCGCTTGCTCGGCGATATCCAGTCCGACTAGTTCGTTCCATGCCGAGATCAACGATTGAAAGACGTCGCCGCGACGGCCATGGCCGACGGCTTCCCCATTGAACCTGGTCACTGGTAGCAAACAATTCGGCGTGCTAGTGATGAACGCTTCGTGGCAATGGGCGAAATCTGGGGGGTGGATGGGCCGCTCCACCGACGGTATCTGCAATCGACCGGCCAGTTCATGGACAACTTGTAAACTGATGCCAGGCAATACTTGCGACTTGGGTGGCGATACGAGACCTTCATCCTCGAAGTACAATATGATGTTTGCTGTCGAAGTTTCGGTGAGATGCCCACCCTCGTCGTGGAGCACCGCACGAGCGCCGGGATGAGCGATCGCGGCTTGCCGATCAGCGAGAAAGTAGTGTATGCGGCTCCGACATTTCAGTTCAGCCGGCCAGCACCGAGTCGGAACTTGCTCGACGGACGTGGTCGCCAACGAAACACCTTCGTCGTACATCTTCGCCCACAAAAAAAACGGCAGGCGGTAGGTATGGAGTCCAACCGTGGGGCCTGCGCGATGTCCTTCCGCCATGGCGGCATATGGGCCAGGAGTGACGAAGATACACAGCCCCAAGTCGTCGGCCCGGTCAATGAGCGGAATGTT
This window contains:
- a CDS encoding aminotransferase class IV yields the protein MPEPIAYLNGQLLPVSAAAIPVFDSGFVLGATATEQLRTFRGELFRLPEHLQRLHRSLAIMGVQPRESIADLADISQRLVRHNIPLIDRADDLGLCIFVTPGPYAAMAEGHRAGPTVGLHTYRLPFFLWAKMYDEGVSLATTSVEQVPTRCWPAELKCRSRIHYFLADRQAAIAHPGARAVLHDEGGHLTETSTANIILYFEDEGLVSPPKSQVLPGISLQVVHELAGRLQIPSVERPIHPPDFAHCHEAFITSTPNCLLPVTRFNGEAVGHGRRGDVFQSLISAWNELVGLDIAEQARRFANR
- a CDS encoding Rrf2 family transcriptional regulator; translation: MKLSAKTEYACLAVLELASAYDSSEPVRIRNIAAEHGIPSRFLVQILLQLKGAGLVQSTRGAAGGYQLIKAPEEITLGEVMAVIDGQQELPNPNSSRSTSRRALLRAWRDVVLAEQHMLNELTFADLVRRATGEVESMYHI